The genomic region GCCGCGCCACGACGGCTCGAGCCCGAGGATCGTGCGGTAGTCTTCGGCGGCGGCGCCGAGATCACGGACGGCGATGATCACGTGATCGAGCGCGGTCAGAGCGGGCGACGCGGCCGTCACGCAGGATCCTTCGACGCAAGCAGCCGCGCGGCCGACGGATCCCATACGGCCCACAGCCGCGCGCCAGGCTCGAGCCCATGAGGACGTTCGGACTGGTCGATGTTCGCGATCACGTCGTCGTCCTCGTCGTCGCGCATCAGGCAGCGAAGCACCGGGCCCTGAAAGATCACGTCGCGCACGGTTACCGGAACGACGCAGTGACCGGTTTCGCCGGACGGCGGATTTGCCGTTACCCGGACACGCTCGGGACGCACCATGACGACGCCGCTCTGGCCACCGCCGGCGCCGTAGCTGCACGGCACGCTGGCTCGACGACCGCCGGCGAATTCCACTTCGGCGCTGCCGTCGTTGCCGGAGACGATACGCACCGGAATCAGATTGGCCGCACCGATGAAGCCGGCGACGAATACGGTCGCGGGGCTCAGATAAATCTCTTCGGGCGTGCCGACCTGCTCGATGCGCCCGTTGCTCATGACGGCGGTGCGGTCCGACATCGTCAGCGCCTCTTCCTGGTCGTGCGTGACGAAGATGAACGTGATGCCGATCTCGCGCTGGATGCGCTTGAGCTCGAGCTGCATCGCCTGGCGAAGCTTGAGGTCGAGCGCCGACAGCGGCTCATCGAGCAGCAGCGCGCTCGGCAGATTGACGAGCGCGCGCGCGAGCGCGACGCGCTGGCGCTGTCCGCCGGAGAGCTGGTCGGGGCGCCGGCGCGCAAAATCCCCGAGCCGCACGACCTCGAGCATCTCGATCACGCGCTTTTTGGTTTCGGCTTCGGGCACGCGGCGCGTGCGCGGGCCGAACGCGACGTTGTCGAAGACATCGAGATGGGGAAACAGCGCGTACTGCTGGAATACCGTGTTCACGTTGCGGCGATACGGCGGGACTTTCGAGACGTCGGCGCCGTCGAGAAGCACGCGACCGCTGGTGGCATCCTCGAACCCCGCGATCAGCCGCAGCAGCGTCGTCTTGCCGCAACCGGACGGACCGAGCAGCGAGAAGAACTCACCGCGACGGATCTCCAGGCTCGCGGATTCGACCGCGACAAACGTTCCGAATTTCTTGTGAACGTTCTCGAGCGTGATGACGGGGACGCTGGAGCTCGGCGATGGCAACGCGGCGCTTGTGGCAGAAGCAGTGCCGGCCCGCAACAATCGGGGACAGACACCGATTTCCGGAAATCGGTGTCTGTCCCCGATTACGCGGCGATGCGGTCGAGCGTGCGTTCGACGGCGTCGAACAGAAAATCGATCTCCGCCCTCGTGATCACGAGAGGCGGCGCCATCGCGATGAGGTCGCGGATCCCGCGCACGATCACGCCGCCTTCGCGCGCGAAGCCTGCCGCCTTGACGCCGAGCGTATTCGGCGCTGCGCCGGCGTCCTTCGACACCAGCTCGATCGCACCGATGAGCCCGTCGCCGCGCACCTCGCCGGTAGCGTGATGGCCGGCGAGCGCGAACAGCCTTTTCTGGAAGTACGGTCCGATATCCGTCGCGACGCGTTCGACGAGATGCTCGTCTTCGAGAATCGCGATGTTCGCGAGCGCAGCCGTGGCCGCAACCGGATGGCCGCTGTACGTGAAGCCGTGCGCGAGATAGCCGGCCGGCGACAGCACGCCGCAGATCTCGTCGCTGACCGCAGTTGCACCGAGCGGCACGTAGCCGCTCGTGATTCCCTTGGCCATCGTGATCATGTCGGGCTCGAGCGACCACAGCCCGGACGCGAACCATCCGCCGAGGCGCCCGAAGCCGGTGATGACTTCGTCGGCGACGAACAGGATGTCGTGCTTGCGACACAGCTCGCGAAGCTCGCGCAGATGGCCGGGCGGCGGAACGATGACGCCGCCGGCGCCCTGGATCGGCTCGGCAAACAGCGCGGCGATCGTGTCCGCGCCTTCGGCAAGAATCGTCTTTTCGGTTTCGGCGATGCACTGCGCAGCGTAGTCCGCCGCGGAGAGCGGGCTCTGTACGCCATACGCATGCGGCCCGGGAACCTGCAGGAACCCGGGAAGTGGAAGGTCGAACGGGTCCTGGCAGCTCGCAAGTCCGGTCATGCTCGTCGTCGCGATGCAGACGCCGTGGTACGAAAACGTGCGCGTGAGGATCTTCGTCTTGTGCGGCCGCCCGAGCGTCTTGTTGTACGCCCGCACGAGCTTGAGCGCGGACTCGTTGGCTTCCGACCCCGAGTTCGAAAAGAAAACCCTGCCGAGCCCGTTCGGAAGATGCTCCGCGAGCTTCTCGGCGAGCAGGATCGTCGGCTCCGTCGTCGAGTTGAAAAACGACGGATAGAAGCTGAGATCGAGGATCTGCCGGTGCACCGCGTCCGCGATCTCGCGGCGGCCGTATCCGGCGTTGACGCACCAGAGGCCCGCCAGACCGTCGAGCAGCCGCTGTCCGGTCTCGTCGACTATGTGGCAACCCGATGCGGCCTGGATCACGTGAGTGCCGCCGCGATGCAGGTCGTTGTGGTCGGTGAACGGATGCAGAAGATGAGCCGCGTCCGTGCGGCGCAGCTCCGCGAGGCGAGCGTCGTCGATCCCGCGAAGTTTTTCTGGATGTCCAGCTTCCATGGGTGGTTTAGAGCATAACGACTTCCGGGCAGCCACCTTGTCCGCCTTTACTGCCTCGCCGAAAACCGACACGCTCGCGAGCATGTCTCTCGGACCGTTCGAGCCGCACGCATCCGATCTCGCTCCGGGAGATCGCGGCGTGCTCGAAACTCCGTGGTCGTCGCTTGCAATCGAGCGCATCACGTCGACATCCGATCCGCTGTTCGAAAACGCGTATGCCCGCCTGTGGCAGGAGTTCGGCGAGCGCGGCGAGATGGAAAGACCGGACGTGATCGCCGGCCGTCTCGCATGGGATCCGCGCCGCCCGGTGAACGGATACGCGCTGATGTACGAGATGCTGGTCCTTCGCGACGGCAGCGACGTCATCGCGATCCGCGACCACACCATCATCGTGCCGCCGGACGCGCTGGCGAGCGTTCCGGACGGCGGCAGCGCTGGCGGTGGCGACAACGACGGCAGCGAGGACGGCGATGCCAACGACGCCAGCGGCATCGTCGTGCACCTGTCCCACGTGCTCGTCGAGCCGGCGATGCGCGGTCGCGGCGTCGCCGCGTGGCTTCGTGCGCTGCCGGTCGCGAGTGCTCGCGAGTGCTACCGGATCGCACGCGGTGCGGCCCCGTCAGCTGTCCTGCCGCAGATCACACTGGTTGCAGAAATGGAGCACGACGACGGACAAACCGACGCCGTGCGCCGGCGGCTGCGCTCGTACGCCCGCGCGGGCTTCCGCATGGTCGATCCATCCGCGGCCCGGTACAGCCAGCCCGATTTTCGTGCGGCCGCCGAGATCGACGCGACGTCCGTACGGCCGGTGCCGCTCGGCCTCGTGCTGCGCCGCATCGGACGCGAGCACGAAAACAGCGTTTCCGCCGCAGCGCTCGCGCGCATCGTCGATGCGCTGTACGCGATGTTCGCCGTGCACGTGCGGCGCGATCACATGGACGCCGCGCGCGCTCATCTTCGCATCCCCGCCGGCGACGAGCGGGTCGCGCTGGTCGTTCCCGGGTTTGCCCCGCCGGCCGATCGAAGGGTCATCCGATGACGATCTCGGTGTTCTATCATCCGGGTTACGCGGCCCCGATCGGCAGGCACGTGATGCCGATCGACAAGTTCGAGAAGGTTGCCGACGCACTTCGCTCCGAGCCGGGCATCGCGCTCAAAGAGCCGGCGCCGCTCACGCGCGGCCAGCTCGAGCGCGTTCATACGGCGGACTACATCGACGCGGTTCGAACCGGAGAGCCGCGCGCGCTCGCCGAGTCGCAGAAGTTTCCGTGGACGCCCGAGCTTTATCCGTCCGTGCTGCTGACCGGTGGAGGCTGCCTCGCGGCGGCGCGGCGCGCGCTCGAAGACGGCATTGCCGGAGCGCTCGTCAGCGGGTTCCACCATTCGCATGCGGATCACGGCGAAGGCTTCTGCACGTTCAACAGCCTTGTGGTCGCCGCCGAAGCGCTGCGGGCCGGAGATGCGGTCGCCGGCCTGCCGCCTGCGAAGGTCGAGCGCATAGCCGTGCTCGACATGGATCTGCACTACGGCAACGGCACGGCGTCGCTGGCGGCGGCGCGGCCGTGGCTGTTCAACCTTTCGATCTACGGCAACGACTACGACCGCAACACGGCCATCCGCGACGTCAGCCGGCGCGCGCACGAGGACGGGCCGAACCATCGGTCGATCGCGCTCGGCGCCGGCTCCGGACGCGCCGAGATGCTGGTGGCGATGGACGAAGGCCTCGCGATGCTCGAAGCGTGGGGCAGGCCGGATCTGCTTCTTTATCAGGCAGGAGCCGATCCGTTCCGGGAGGATCCGTACTCGCCGCTCGCTCTCGACCACGACGATCTTCTCGAGCGAGACCGGCTGGCGTTCGCGTACGCGAAGGACGCCGGGATTCCGGTCGCATGGGTGCTGGCAGGCGGCTACACGCCCGACGTCTCCAAAGTCGTCCGGGTGCACACGAACACGTTCGTTGCAGCGCGCGAAGTTTTCGCGTGACGGGCGCGGCCCGCCTTTGCAAAACGGCGGTGCTGTGATGTACGCCGGCATCGTGGCACCGAGCGCACAGACGCCGGCACGGCAGGACAGGTCGGCGTCGTGAAGCGGTTCGAGCGCTTCTTCGGCGCGTGGACCGCAGCGATCCTGGTTTTTCTGTACCTTCCGATCGCGATCCTCGTCGCGTTCTCGTTCAACACTTCGCGGCTGAACATTCTCTGGCAGGGTTTCACGTTCGAATGGTATCGCGCGGTCTGGAGCGACGCGGTGCTGGTGCGGTCGCTCGAAAACAGCCTGCGCGTTGCCGCGATCGCCACCGTGCTGTCGGTCCTT from Candidatus Limnocylindrales bacterium harbors:
- a CDS encoding ABC transporter ATP-binding protein, with the translated sequence MPSPSSSVPVITLENVHKKFGTFVAVESASLEIRRGEFFSLLGPSGCGKTTLLRLIAGFEDATSGRVLLDGADVSKVPPYRRNVNTVFQQYALFPHLDVFDNVAFGPRTRRVPEAETKKRVIEMLEVVRLGDFARRRPDQLSGGQRQRVALARALVNLPSALLLDEPLSALDLKLRQAMQLELKRIQREIGITFIFVTHDQEEALTMSDRTAVMSNGRIEQVGTPEEIYLSPATVFVAGFIGAANLIPVRIVSGNDGSAEVEFAGGRRASVPCSYGAGGGQSGVVMVRPERVRVTANPPSGETGHCVVPVTVRDVIFQGPVLRCLMRDDEDDDVIANIDQSERPHGLEPGARLWAVWDPSAARLLASKDPA
- a CDS encoding aminotransferase, producing MEAGHPEKLRGIDDARLAELRRTDAAHLLHPFTDHNDLHRGGTHVIQAASGCHIVDETGQRLLDGLAGLWCVNAGYGRREIADAVHRQILDLSFYPSFFNSTTEPTILLAEKLAEHLPNGLGRVFFSNSGSEANESALKLVRAYNKTLGRPHKTKILTRTFSYHGVCIATTSMTGLASCQDPFDLPLPGFLQVPGPHAYGVQSPLSAADYAAQCIAETEKTILAEGADTIAALFAEPIQGAGGVIVPPPGHLRELRELCRKHDILFVADEVITGFGRLGGWFASGLWSLEPDMITMAKGITSGYVPLGATAVSDEICGVLSPAGYLAHGFTYSGHPVAATAALANIAILEDEHLVERVATDIGPYFQKRLFALAGHHATGEVRGDGLIGAIELVSKDAGAAPNTLGVKAAGFAREGGVIVRGIRDLIAMAPPLVITRAEIDFLFDAVERTLDRIAA
- a CDS encoding histone deacetylase is translated as MTISVFYHPGYAAPIGRHVMPIDKFEKVADALRSEPGIALKEPAPLTRGQLERVHTADYIDAVRTGEPRALAESQKFPWTPELYPSVLLTGGGCLAAARRALEDGIAGALVSGFHHSHADHGEGFCTFNSLVVAAEALRAGDAVAGLPPAKVERIAVLDMDLHYGNGTASLAAARPWLFNLSIYGNDYDRNTAIRDVSRRAHEDGPNHRSIALGAGSGRAEMLVAMDEGLAMLEAWGRPDLLLYQAGADPFREDPYSPLALDHDDLLERDRLAFAYAKDAGIPVAWVLAGGYTPDVSKVVRVHTNTFVAAREVFA